GAGAGCAGAGCCCAAAGCCGGACAGCTCGTCTCTGCGGGCAAGAAAGTATGAAGGAAGCAGGGCTGTTGTACTCCAGATAAGTGTTTCTACACCAGAtccacatttgttttctttttcttcccctGGCACTACAAAGAAATTAAGGGACTCTACCTGCAGAGTAGAAGGAGCTATAACAGTCCCTAAACTAGTACACATTGAATATTTGGATGGTAAAGGGTTGGATTTACATCTGTTCATCCTTGAGAAGCTTCAGATCTGGAAACAAATGAGGACTCTTTATTGGCTCTTTTAGTCTAAATAAGACTTCATTTAGTCTTCTTTCATTCTTGGCTTGGTTTTGACTGTCTCTGGACACAAACTTGGAATTGACCTGGACTTGACAAAGATGTCTTGACTACAGTTGTACAAGGAtgtaaaaaatcaaagtacagcAAACTGAATCTGCACCTGTTGTATTGGCTGGACGGGAGAGAAAGGGCCTAAAAATCCAGAGAAGACTGGTTGAACCAACCCTTCAAATGTCAGTGTACTTCAAAGGacagaaaacatatttcacTTCCTTCTTGTatccagccatgcagatagtttagGTTTTATTTGCTCAGGTTTTGAGAAACCCATCTGAGATTTCTGCACCACAAACCAAATTACATTTTCCTCCATTGTtctggggtggaggcagaaatctcagagacagttTACTATCTGCATGGATAGATACCACTAGAAAGaaataacatgtttatttgtaatttgggtgGACCAGCcctttaaaaaagcaaacaaatattgACCAATGGAATAAAATCCCTCATTATTATCAAAAACCTGATCAATGCTGCCACCTactgatgtaaaaaaacaactgcaaatTGTGCTTTTTTGCTCTAGTCACAAGGAGAAACCTGAGactacattttattctgttatTCTGACACATTTTAATAACAACTTGTCATCAAAACAACAATTAGTCCAGATGATCGCATTTGTATTTGTCaaaattctgtaaaaaaaaaaaaaaaaaaccccccaaaacaaacaaaaaataatcgACTGAGCAGTTGTTAGTGACATTTCTGGACATTGGGTGCATCAGTTTGTCGAGAGTAAGCTCACCTCTCCCAGTAACTGTACAACAACAATTTCCCAGTctcattttgcattttcagGATACAGGAACTGGTTCAAAATCCCGGACACATCAATTGGTTTAACAGCCGGTGCGATCATCAGATCATTAAAAGGcagtaagaaaataaacatgcctactacaaaaaacattatctttcctttttttaatttattcttcctgcttctttctttttgttaaatacTGAACAGTTGGTGCTTTTCTGCTTCCTCTGataatcaaatgaaaatgtaaaaagctgTTTAATATCTGGCTGAACTGTTCATCACTCTGGGTATCCGATAGAAGAGTTGCACATCTGCACTAAAGACTCCCATTAAAGTTTCACTTTTGTTTCCCGTCTTTGCTCTTTCACTGTGATGCTAATTTGTATATTGGGtgggaggagagacagatcACGCCTGAACCAAATCATACATGATTTTTGAAAAACCCACAAACAATTGCATCTTGTACTGGTCTGTCGCGTCTTGAACTGCTCCTCCAGTGTGCATTCAGCAAGAACATGGCttcagattaaaataaataaatctttaaacgAGCATTCGGCCTAACTGAAACCCCCTTTGTTTTGCTGCTAGTCACTTAAGGGGCGCTCCTCAATTTAGTATTGttcttccataaagttgggggactcaaaAGAGACACATCTTAAAAAGAACGATCAAAGCGGATGAGGCCAAAATATTCCAACTTGTAGTCCCTTGTATAGCtcccaaaaacactggatcctacatttcccataatgcaacttgatagtgTCTTTCTGTTAGAGCCTTCTGTCCGATAAAAGCTCACATCTGTCAAACTCCACAAGTTCGTAAAAGTCTCCAAACCAAAGCCCTGATAActaccctgatgacatcaccatgacatcatcaggggttGACAAAGCACCTCAAGAGCAACAGAAGacatactgttttcacaggctgagtagtgaAGCATGTCCATCACAATAACGTCACAGTGATGTCttcaaagtgcttgttttgtccagaacccaaagatattcaatttaaaatgatgttaaactgagaaaagcagcaaaacgtctcactggagaagctgaaatcaCTAAATATTTGGCATTGTTTGCTTAATTATCGACTACCAAAATTAATGTCAGTTAATTTTCCATGTATTAAACAATTGTTTTTGTGGAAAGTTACCAAATATTTGTTCATCAACAAGCTTTCTTTGAGTCAGGAGATGTAATCGTTAAGTGTTAacagaaatgaacactgaaaatTTCCACTTTCGCTGCGGGTCTTAATGCATTCCTTCGATCCTCAAGACCACAGTTGTAAAGCACTGTGCTGGAAAATGTCCTTCCTCTATCAGGCGCTGTGCTCTGAAGAGTCAAAGTGTCGATCAGACGGAGGTTCGGCTCCTCAGCAGGACAGCAGGCGAGACTGATAGTTGACAAAACAGCGGAACTCATTGGACaagtttctgttgtgttttggcaGGAAGCTGCACATTTTTAAATCCAGAAGGTCTTTGGCGAGTTTCTCCATGATGGCTCCTGTAGAACAGACCGGACACAAAAATCCGATGTAAAAAGCTGctcaaaaaacaggaaataaggTGTTGTTGCTCACTTTTCCCACTAAACTTTAGGTGTAACATGAGTGATAAGTCTAAAACCAGTTTgtgtggaaaaacacaaaagacagtGTTTAAACAGCAATGCGCCCACTGCACCCGAATTCAGCTCATTTAAACTAAAACGGAATAATGAGAAACATTATATAACCACATACAAAATCTATACAAAGAGGCTTCAATATTTGTGAGCTAAACAAGACAGTAAGTAGTTAGTTGGGTTTTCAAAGATTTACTGAGCTTTGAATTCAAAGCTTAGAGCATCAGTATTTTATACCATGGGCATAGAAAACgcttgtttctgattggctgaaacaGGACATACAAAACTCAGTTATCGTGTTGGTACGGATATTAAAATCTTCAAACAATACCCAGCTTGCACAACAGGGGAGGACAACTTCAGATCACCCCCCtgaatattgcaaaaaaaaaaaatatttttatactataCTTATACTATTTTATAAAAGTAATTAGAAGAGATCCTCTCACTTCACTTTACTGCTAGGCAATCTCACCATGCAGTGGCCATTAAAAATGGTACTAGTACCAAACTTATTAATAGCATGAGGTACAAAATCATTTGAtatgtttcctttttctattCAGCTTAATCTTTTTGTCTCTGAGCCAACATGAGTTTGCACAATAATTTCTGACAGTGTATCTTAAACCCAGTTTATGCTGCTCGTGTATTATAATAACATTTGTGTCACAGAgctaaacatttgtttttctgcaagAGAAATCCCTGCCAATCTTTGAAAACATGGTTAATGTTGTATTGAGCAAGGAGATGTGTTTTATCCAgctaccatctttgtttggattaggaaaTAAACGTGCAACTTTGGAGACAAGTTAAAAACTTTTTAATCTCTCAgtagatggaaaaaaaacattcatccaGATGTTTAGAAGTCTCAAAACTGCAGCAACTGTTGCTCAAAGAGTGTTTGGGTTTTTCAAAGAACATCAGATTTATCTAAGAAAAACGTGCTTATCTCTGTGAcctgataatgtaataataatacatgagAGATACAAACTGGGCTGAGTCAGcgcccctcctcctctcacctgtgcACAGCAGCACTTTGCCTTTGCTCAGGTACTTCACTGTTTCGGCCACTTTGCTCAGACACTCCTCGGACAGGTACGGCGGGTCGGCGAGGACGATGTCGAAGCTCTGCGGAGCCACCCTGGCTGCCAGAGACAGCGGCTCGTTGTAGTCGTAGAAGACGAAGTCGTCGCCATAGGTGGCGAAGCGGCGGTCGTACTCCAACACGACGGCAGACACCCGATCCGAGCCGTCCACCACACCCTGCTTCAACTTCTGGTACACACTGGGCGCGCTCACACACGCTATCCTGcgagaaaaaggaaacaaaacattaagACACTTAAACTCCTTTTCTGGTTGTGGTTTGTTGCTTTGTGGACTTTaaacgtttgtgtgtgtaactggTCAAACAGAGAGTGAGGACTTCTTTCTGTAGCTGCCATTTTGCACCAATGTTGAATCCATCCATCATAGAAGAGTGAAACCGGTTTCTACACCCACAAGGTCAGAAAGTAGACCAGAATGTACTGCAGCTACAGGACAGGTTGGTTTGAgtaacaaatgcaaacacaataacaTTACTCTGAATCTTTCAGTTCAGTATTATTCTCTTAAACAGGGGTGCCCAATCTTTATTTTGGCTTATGagcccttaaaatgaagcacaCAAGGAAGAAAGCAAAAAGTATAGGAacatctgaaaaaataaacaacattttgtggaaaagaaatgttttggggttttattttatttattttttgtcaaacttgtTAAGTGTCTCATGACCTCTTAGGTTTATCTTGGGTTGagaaccgtgtgtgtgtgtgtgtggttttaccTGCCTCCCTCTCCAGCTTCACGTATGACCTCCTCGGCTAACTGAGTTGCTGTCTCGTCACTGTACCAGAACTGGCTCATCCGCTGgtggaagaaaaataaacacacacactgaactttTATCAACAACATGAAATCTTTTACTTGAAGCTGTACGCTTCAACTTCTACTAACAccacattcatttactttactGACGTTAAGCTGAAATAAAAGTGAGAACgtaaaagtaacatttataCTTAAACCTGACCGATCGTGGATTATTGATCTGATGCAAATACCgacattttaaagttgaaaaCAAATTTACATTAAGTGATGTagctgatatttttttaaacatttactttagGGCTAcattcattatcagttaatctgttgattttatttcaattaatcgattaatctgtctataaaatgtcagaaaattgtgaaaaattcccGGCAGAAGTTGCCGGTgtccaaagtgacgtcttcaaatatcttgttttgtccaaccaacagtcgaaaacccaaagatataaaattttaaataatataaaaagagagaaaagcagcaaatcgaaacattttagaagcttggcatttttgcatgatAAATGATTTAAACTATTAGTtaactatcaaaatagtttgtgattaattttctgtttcagaATTTACGAACCAGTGATCCCAAACAAACGTGGTTATTAAAGTGACCTATCAAAGGTATGTAGTGAGGGCAGAGTTATTTACACCTGAACAATAATCCTGTATATTATTAAGGCTCCACACATCTAACAATTACGTACATTACTCAATCAATgatgtttttgattaattgtttagttaaAATAATGCCAGCTTCTCTTATCGGCTGTGATAAGTGGCCATGATGTAAGAGCTATAAAACACACTCCTTGTGTTGGTTTGCTCTTCGCCACCATCTCGTGTCAGGACACATCAGAGTGTATTATTgagcacataaaaaaacaaagcagcagatTGAGATGCTGGAATCAATTGATTTATCAACTAGTCATGTCAGCACAAACAATTACTCGATTAATCAAACGACTAATTTGATCGTCTGtcatttataaagcaaaaatgccaaactttccttggtttactgacatttttgttttctattataagaaatgaaacattctctggttccagtttctcccatatgaggatttgctgcttttcttgtctttttagATGATGGGAAACTGAATGTCTTGAATCAAACAAGCTCTGTGAAATTATAACCCTCCACGCATCCCCCCCACCACCCCCTTCTTTTTTTACTATGTTCCAACATTTTATTGGCAAAATGGTTGATCAAAAAAATGATTGGCAGattgattgataatgaaattGCTGCAGCTCtacaatggagtctggtggacaagctactgtatgtaatgaCGACTCTCTGTTTAAATGACCTGAAATGCTTCTACTGCATTATGAACTCTATATAGTTATTTTGGATATTGATTGAGATATACACCAAtacaatatatctgtgataagccaatcaaatctgctGATACACTGGTCATGCTCGGTTGACACAGTAATCAGAAAACACCCCTCGATCGAAGCCTCAGCagttttctaaaaatgtctcGTCGTCAGTGTCTGCTAAGCTCCTGTAAACTCACCCAGTCCTCCTCCAGCACTCCCACAGCATACTGGTCTGATGGTGTCGTGCTGTGAGCCGGACCGGTGCTGGTCTCATTGTAAAACTCCTGCAGGGCGGCCAGAGTGTGAGCCGACAGCGTGGGGACGTCATCGTCACTGTCACTCATTGCTGATGGAGCAGAGGAAGACGAGAAGGAGGAAGGGAACAGATGTCCTTTAAGGATGAAGGAGcgatgtcctttttttttttaaaaaaggagctGAAAACctgaaagtaaaagaaaaatcatgttattgatgacatttttaactGGTGCATTTAAGCCAGTGGGTAACTTAATAAATGACAGATAATTACGTGATCAATTGAGGTGCGCAGCACACTGATGTGTCTTAGAGCTGGGCAGTGACTCAAATTTATTGACTTGCATTCGAATCCTAAAGTGAAGACAACATGATCATACCGTGTTGGTTTTACAAAACATCTGTTGTCCAAACTAATGATTCTAAGCAAATACTAACAAAATAAGTTACTGAAGATTTAGTTTTAgacatttgaataaaaagcaTAGCATTGGATCACAGTTCCCTGAATTGAACATCAAtatgacttttttgtttttttacatgtgaTATTGCATACGTTTGCcacatgaaaatatatttaacatcACTTTGTAACTGCACACACAAATTCTGCTTGCTCCGGCCATCCCATCATAATTTCCCGCCAAACCCAAAATTGACCCGCATTTGGTGCTTGGCGGGTGTTAACTTTGTACCCTGCATGTATTGATCTCttgattttgtagttttgtttatCCATGActggttttgtgttgttgtagcTTTTTTTGagacattgttttggtttggtttctcTTCCACAAGAGGTTCTAAAAAAGGACTTCAGAGAAAATGAGTGttacattaaacaaacaaagaaatgcagtCTCGTGAAACATCTACTACAGAACAGATTTCTGTGCTTACTAATAAAACACTCGTCACTCCTTATGTAAAACAGCCTAACTTTATAcgtgtatatttatttatatacagtggtggaagaagtactcagatcttgtactcaagtaaaagtagcaacaccacagtgtagaaatactctgttacaagtaaaagtcctgcattcaaaatgtcacttaagtaaaagtacaaaagcatcaaaatatacttaaagtaccaacagtaaaaatactcattatgcagaatggcctaTTTCAGAATACTatacattgtattattgtattataaatattgatgcattcatgtgtacatcgctttaatgttgcagtttgGTAAAGGTGGGCTACtgttaattactttatattctgctcGGTCGCTAGTGAATTTCTCccctgggatcaataaagttaatCTATAAcattacatcattatttatttgttgattatgttTTGTGTGATTAATCTGAAGCTGCAAAGCAACTAGTAACTTCtatatgttaaataaatgtagtggagtagaaacagaaagtagcagaaaacgAAAAGACTCAAGcgcaagtacctcaaaattgtacttgagtaaaggtaCTTCGTTACTCTCCACCACTGTTTATATATGACAGTCTGACACAGACTCTGTATGTTTGTTGAAAACTTTCTTGGCTGAAAACTACAAGCAGTTCTGACTAGCAGTCTTCATTTATTCTGCTTAGCGTCTTTAACGacgtgtttatttattattcgtTTTATTTATTAGCGTAGGAATCACCACGTGTGGGGAAATGTCTGATGAATGAATGACAGCAATGAAAAATGATGTAAGACTGTTGAACTGCCAATCGAACAAAGTTAACTTCACTGATGAAGCGTATAACATGGCCAAGAGTTTTGATATATAGCACAAAAGTGAGCATACCTGGTCAGAAACTGGCCCCGATGAGCACTTTACCGCTGCTGTGCTGTGAACATGAGTGGCGGTAGTCGCGGAATGATGACGTAGTTTCAGAAACTACGGCTCTCGCGGAGGGACAATACAATCGGCCGCGCGACACGCTGTCAGATTACATAACAAGGTGGTGTGATCTCTGTCTACCACACTGTCTTTACTTAATTTTTAATTATGACAAGCGGACAAACACAtaagatgtttatttttcatctgtaagAAAAACtcttcagctgtgtttgtgaatttaGATTAAACCTGAATTTGGCCTTAAATTGAATAATTATTGTAGAGGGTCTGGCAGGCTCATTTAGATACATACAGTAGCATTCAATTTTCGAGAAATCAAACACTGGacgcaaatttaaaaaaacaaacaaaacagtgatCTGCAAATCCTGAAAGGTGCGACAATATCCAAAAAATTTAAGGCTTTAGATTTAGTTAAATCTTATTTCTTAATTTCAGTCTCAGAGGCGTGGACAAATAAACACTcggttgccagtttattaggtacacctagttAAAATTAATGCAGTCTattacaacagtcctgcaataaatcctacattcattaagtttaaaatgttcagttattAGTTATTTAGCCTGCCGTCATTTATATAAACACcttagaaacacctgtcagtataacacaacacaacagcttccacaaactacagcctccaaaatgaccataaagttgaatcaacacctctcttaaacagtttcaacaaacacggaacattataactttcatgaagggaggatttctTTCAGGACCGTTGTaatagactgcattagttttggctaggtgtacctaataaactggcaactgagtgtatattttacctgtgttaaaaatgtacaatttaaacAGCTACATCACTATATTCAGCCCCAGTGATTGATAtgacatatattatatattgacATATAATTGTAAATCTTTTCAAGAGCATCTACTCACTGTGTGGCAACTTTTCTCTTAAGATCTTTGCCTTTTGCTTACAGGTACGCACCGAATATCAGGTTGGGATGTGCACACACCAACTTATGAAGCATTAAAATTGTACGTAGAAATAATCAAACGCTCTCAGTTTAAGTTGATGAATCCTGCAGACACCCTGGGTAACTTCTGTCTAAGCCAGTGTCCAGTCTACGATTGACTCTGCCtcactaaaatgtatttttgtctcGTGTTGGGTTTTTataagaggaagagaaaacattaaaattgtgACACCAACgttaaaatattgtttaaaatatggAATTTTATGAATCATTCGATACACAGAGGAAATGCTCGGAATATTTACAGCTCTCAGAATCGATTTAGTTTAAAGTTCGGAGAGCAAGTCCAGATCCTTTGAGGTGGATTCGAGTCCCTTGTACTTGTGTCCTCAAGCAAGCTGATATTTTACCCCCAAAATCCTGCTTCTGTCTTGAAGAATGGCTGCCAACGTAGCTCGCCGACTAAATATCAAATACTTTGCAACAGACTTGACACGTGTAAAGGAAAATGCAGAGGCCAGAACATTTTATACAATAAGTTTATGTACACTTTTACACTTCATTAACAAAACAGCCATTCTACAATAACCAGGATAGTGCTCTGAACGAGGACTCTGTCTCCAACATAATGCTTCAACAAGTGGCTCTGTTcctttttatttggtttgttaTTGCTGTCCTTCAACTCAAACAGTCTCTGCTTCAATCCAGTGTGTGTTGAAGAGTGATACGCTGGATGTGCTGCTGTAGAAAAATACTACTGAAATTAATCTGCTAAACTTTAGAGGCCGGATCCTTCTCGGGTCCTTCTCGCGGGGCCCTCATCTGTCTGGAGGGAGGGGGGCCGCAACATAATACTACAATCCAAATAGAGAAGACATATCAAACCGCAAAAAAAGGTCAACGCAGAGAAAGTTGCTCCCTCTTTAGCTGAATTCATTAAATGTTACAACTCATACAACTCTTCCTGTCGTCTACCGgcatataaaaacatttcagttgtgttttgttttcttgaacATACATTTCTCATGGTTTCTGATTTGAAAACAttacgtgtatatatatatatatatacatatacacacacacacacacacacacacacacacacacacacacatatatacacacacaccctttagTGAAATACAATCTGATTTTGGCTCTCTTTCTTCAACGCCCTCCTGTGCTGTGTGGTTCAGCAAACCCCAAACACAACctttgttgtcatggcaacatttctcgtgtgtgtgtgtgtgtgtgtgtgtgtgtgtgtgtgtgtgtgtgtgtgtgtgtgcgcatctgTTGTATTCTTGGTGAATGGCAGGCACAGTCGTTATTTGTTGTCAGTCGATGTATGACATgattcccacacacacacacacacacacacacagaacaatcaGCAAAACAAAGGCACTCTGGGAAGGATTGGGGtggcatgtgtgcgtgtgtgtgtataagaatGGAAACCGTTAAAAtgaagtaagtgtgtgtgtgtgcatggggtTGCCATGGCATTCTTGAAATAAAATGGCCCCTCTAATACCATCAACTACAAAACCTCACACTGGAAAAAACTCCAATTTTCAATAACAGCAACTTGTTTAAGCctcaatgtgactgtgtgtgtgtgtatgtgtgtgtgtgcgctctgGCAGCCTCCAGGTACATGAGGTGGTCGGGGAACAACACCGTCAACAacatcagctgctgctgctgctccacctcTCATCAGGGCAGCAGGGCAGGATCCTCCGACTGAGTCCGTCTGCTCTGCAGTTCAGTCTCCATGGTtaccacatcatcatcatcatcatcaagtcTGTCAATCACGCTGGAGGggaggaaaaccaaaacaaacaaaaaaaaagaaatccgaGGAGGTGAAAACAGGGTAAACATTCAGGCATGAGATGGATTCCccagcaggcagagagacagagaggtccTCAGAGGCTTCCAGCTGTCGCCTCTACCCATAGTTCTTAGGGATGAAGCAGGGGGGGTCTTTGATTGGTTGCCTTTCAAAACGATGATTTGAGGCGGAGTCGGTTTCCAGTGGTTATTTCACGCAGAGCAGTCCGCCCACGTTGGCCACGAACTCCTCCAGGCTCTTGAGGAAGGCGACCTTCTGCTTGCGGTCCATGGTGGGCGGCGTGCTGCTGGCCGTCAGCTTGTTGAAGGCGTCGGCCAGCCGCTGGTAGATGACGGCGTCTCTCTGTGAGGAGAGCAGAGTCTCCACCAGCTCCGAGTACTCCGcctgacagagaggagaaacacaccATCAACTCAGGGTCAAAGAAAGCTCAGAGATTCATAGTAGAGCCAATACTATCAGCTGATAAGTAACAGGTGTCTCCATACGTTTATTTTCAagtgtaaaatgtcccgctctGTACATAACGTGGTCACAACTGATCAATAATAAAACGTAAGGGATCCATAACAACATTCTCCCCTCATTTCATGTCATCTCTCGACTGTTGACTTCATAATAAAATACTTAAAGAACAAAACGTATGTTTCTATCATGTCTTGATGTAAAAACGAGTATCAgctgatatattgttatcagataTAAATATTGACATTGGCCAAAGAAACGGCTGggtcaaaataataataataataataataaagataaaataatctTCATTGATCCCGAGC
This Siniperca chuatsi isolate FFG_IHB_CAS linkage group LG12, ASM2008510v1, whole genome shotgun sequence DNA region includes the following protein-coding sequences:
- the eef1akmt1 gene encoding EEF1A lysine methyltransferase 1: MSDSDDDVPTLSAHTLAALQEFYNETSTGPAHSTTPSDQYAVGVLEEDWRMSQFWYSDETATQLAEEVIREAGEGGRIACVSAPSVYQKLKQGVVDGSDRVSAVVLEYDRRFATYGDDFVFYDYNEPLSLAARVAPQSFDIVLADPPYLSEECLSKVAETVKYLSKGKVLLCTGAIMEKLAKDLLDLKMCSFLPKHNRNLSNEFRCFVNYQSRLLSC